Proteins co-encoded in one Pongo pygmaeus isolate AG05252 chromosome 23, NHGRI_mPonPyg2-v2.0_pri, whole genome shotgun sequence genomic window:
- the TBX1 gene encoding T-box transcription factor TBX1 isoform X1, translated as MDARSPLSPRASAFSIASLVAAEAAERTAHQGSGSSDRVKLRWLPGSPAGMHFSTVTRDMEGKERLGEREEKRTRAGGRARAGRRARRTAFTASSLSSLGAAGGFPGAASPGADPYGPREPPPPPPPPRYDPCAATAPGAPGPPPPHAYPFAPAAGAATSAAAEPEGPGASCAAAAKAPVKKNAKVAGVSVQLEMKALWDEFNQLGTEMIVTKAGRRMFPTFQVKLFGMDPMADYMLLMDFVPVDDKRYRYAFHSSSWLVAGKADPATPGRVHYHPDSPAKGAQWMKQIVSFDKLKLTNNLLDDNGHIILNSMHRYQPRFHVVYVDPRKDSEKYAEENFKTFVFEETRFTAVTAYQNHRITQLKIASNPFAKGFRDCDPEDWPRNHRPGALPLMSAFARSRNPVASPTQPSGTEKDAAEARREFERDAGGPAVLGDPAHPPQLLARVLSPSLPGAGGAGGLVPLPGAPGGRPSPPHPELRLEAPGASEPLHHHPYKYPAAAYDHYLGAKSRPAPYPLPGLRGHGYHPHAHPHHHHHPVSPAAAAAAAAAAAAAAAANMYSSAGAAPPGSYDYCPR; from the exons ATGGACGCGCGGAGCCCGCTGTCTCCCCGAGCCAGTGCGTTCAGCATCGCCTCTCTGGTTGCAGCCGAGGCGGCGGAGCGCACCGCCCACCAGGGCTCAGGGTCCTCCGACCGGGTGAAGCTTCGCTGGCTGCCAGGATCCCCGGCAGGGATGCACTTCAGCACCGTCACCAGGGACATGGAAG GAAAAGAACgtctgggagagagagaggagaaacgCACGCGGGCGGGCGGCAGAGCGAGGGCCGGCCGACGGGCCCGGCGCACCG CCTTCACGGCCAGCAGCCTGAGCAGCCTGGGGGCCGCGGGGGGCTTCCCGGGCGCCGCGTCGCCCGGCGCCGACCCGTACGGCCCGCGCgagcccccgccgccgccgccgccgccgcgctaCGACCCGTGCGCCGCCACCGCCCCCGGCGCCCCGGGCCCACCGCCGCCGCACGCCTACCCGTTTGCGCCGGCCGCCGGGGCCGCCACCAGCGCCGCCGCCGAGCCCGAGGGCCCCGGGGCCAGCTGCGCGGCCGCAGCCAAGGCGCCGGTGAAGAAGAACGCGAAGGTGGCCGGTGTGAGCGTGCAGCTAGAGATGAAGGCGCTGTGGGACGAGTTCAACCAGCTGGGCACCGAGATGATCGTCACCAAGGCCGGCAG GCGGATGTTCCCCACCTTCCAAGTGAAGCTCTTCGGCATGGATCCCATGGCCGACTATATGCTGCTCATGGACTTCGTGCCGGTGGACGATAAGCGCTACCG GTACGCCTTCCACAGCTCCTCCTGGCTGGTGGCGGGGAAGGCCGACCCTGCCACACCAGGCCGCGTGCACTACCACCCCGACTCACCTGCCAAGGGCGCGCAGTGGATGAAGCAAATCGTGTCCTTCGACAAGCTCAAGCTGACCAACAACCTACTGGACGACAACGGCCAT ATTATTCTGAATTCCATGCACAGATACCAGCCCCGCTTCCACGTGGTCTACGTGGACCCGCGCAAAGATAGCGAGAAATATGCTGAGGAGAACTTCAAAACCTTTGTGTTCGAGGAGACACGATTCACCGCGGTCACCGCCTACCAGAACCATCGG ATCACGCAGCTCAAGATTGCCAGCAATCCCTTCGCCAAAGGCTTCCGGGACTGTGACCCTGAGGACTG GCCCCGGAACCACCGGCCCGGCGCGCTGCCGCTCATGAGCGCCTTCGCGCGCTCGCGGAACCCCGTGGCTTCCCCGACGCAGCCCAGCGGCACGGAGAAAG ACGCGGCTGAGGCCCGGCGAGAATTCGAGCGCGACGCGGGCGGGCCGGCAGTGCTCGGGGACCCggcgcaccctccgcagctgctggcccgagTGCTAAGCCCCTCGCTGCCCGGGGCCGGCGGCGCCGGCGGCTTAGTCCCACTGCCCGGCGCGCCCGGAGGCCGGCCCAGTCCCCCGCACCCCGAGCTGCGCCTGGAGGCGCCCGGCGCATCGGAGCCGCTGCACCACCACCCCTACAAGTATCCGGCCGCCGCCTACGACCACTATCTCGGGGCCAAGAGCCGGCCGGCGCCCTACCCGCTGCCCGGCCTGCGCGGCCACGGCTACCACCCGCACGCGCATccgcaccaccaccaccaccccgtGAGTCcagccgccgctgccgccgccgccgccgctgccgcagCCGCCGCGGCCGCCAACATGTACTCGTCGGCCGGAGCCGCGCCGCCCGGCTCCTACGACTACTGCCCCAGATAA
- the TBX1 gene encoding T-box transcription factor TBX1 isoform X3 has product MHFSTVTRDMEGKERLGEREEKRTRAGGRARAGRRARRTAFTASSLSSLGAAGGFPGAASPGADPYGPREPPPPPPPPRYDPCAATAPGAPGPPPPHAYPFAPAAGAATSAAAEPEGPGASCAAAAKAPVKKNAKVAGVSVQLEMKALWDEFNQLGTEMIVTKAGRRMFPTFQVKLFGMDPMADYMLLMDFVPVDDKRYRYAFHSSSWLVAGKADPATPGRVHYHPDSPAKGAQWMKQIVSFDKLKLTNNLLDDNGHIILNSMHRYQPRFHVVYVDPRKDSEKYAEENFKTFVFEETRFTAVTAYQNHRITQLKIASNPFAKGFRDCDPEDWPRNHRPGALPLMSAFARSRNPVASPTQPSGTEKDAAEARREFERDAGGPAVLGDPAHPPQLLARVLSPSLPGAGGAGGLVPLPGAPGGRPSPPHPELRLEAPGASEPLHHHPYKYPAAAYDHYLGAKSRPAPYPLPGLRGHGYHPHAHPHHHHHPVSPAAAAAAAAAAAAAAAANMYSSAGAAPPGSYDYCPR; this is encoded by the exons ATGCACTTCAGCACCGTCACCAGGGACATGGAAG GAAAAGAACgtctgggagagagagaggagaaacgCACGCGGGCGGGCGGCAGAGCGAGGGCCGGCCGACGGGCCCGGCGCACCG CCTTCACGGCCAGCAGCCTGAGCAGCCTGGGGGCCGCGGGGGGCTTCCCGGGCGCCGCGTCGCCCGGCGCCGACCCGTACGGCCCGCGCgagcccccgccgccgccgccgccgccgcgctaCGACCCGTGCGCCGCCACCGCCCCCGGCGCCCCGGGCCCACCGCCGCCGCACGCCTACCCGTTTGCGCCGGCCGCCGGGGCCGCCACCAGCGCCGCCGCCGAGCCCGAGGGCCCCGGGGCCAGCTGCGCGGCCGCAGCCAAGGCGCCGGTGAAGAAGAACGCGAAGGTGGCCGGTGTGAGCGTGCAGCTAGAGATGAAGGCGCTGTGGGACGAGTTCAACCAGCTGGGCACCGAGATGATCGTCACCAAGGCCGGCAG GCGGATGTTCCCCACCTTCCAAGTGAAGCTCTTCGGCATGGATCCCATGGCCGACTATATGCTGCTCATGGACTTCGTGCCGGTGGACGATAAGCGCTACCG GTACGCCTTCCACAGCTCCTCCTGGCTGGTGGCGGGGAAGGCCGACCCTGCCACACCAGGCCGCGTGCACTACCACCCCGACTCACCTGCCAAGGGCGCGCAGTGGATGAAGCAAATCGTGTCCTTCGACAAGCTCAAGCTGACCAACAACCTACTGGACGACAACGGCCAT ATTATTCTGAATTCCATGCACAGATACCAGCCCCGCTTCCACGTGGTCTACGTGGACCCGCGCAAAGATAGCGAGAAATATGCTGAGGAGAACTTCAAAACCTTTGTGTTCGAGGAGACACGATTCACCGCGGTCACCGCCTACCAGAACCATCGG ATCACGCAGCTCAAGATTGCCAGCAATCCCTTCGCCAAAGGCTTCCGGGACTGTGACCCTGAGGACTG GCCCCGGAACCACCGGCCCGGCGCGCTGCCGCTCATGAGCGCCTTCGCGCGCTCGCGGAACCCCGTGGCTTCCCCGACGCAGCCCAGCGGCACGGAGAAAG ACGCGGCTGAGGCCCGGCGAGAATTCGAGCGCGACGCGGGCGGGCCGGCAGTGCTCGGGGACCCggcgcaccctccgcagctgctggcccgagTGCTAAGCCCCTCGCTGCCCGGGGCCGGCGGCGCCGGCGGCTTAGTCCCACTGCCCGGCGCGCCCGGAGGCCGGCCCAGTCCCCCGCACCCCGAGCTGCGCCTGGAGGCGCCCGGCGCATCGGAGCCGCTGCACCACCACCCCTACAAGTATCCGGCCGCCGCCTACGACCACTATCTCGGGGCCAAGAGCCGGCCGGCGCCCTACCCGCTGCCCGGCCTGCGCGGCCACGGCTACCACCCGCACGCGCATccgcaccaccaccaccaccccgtGAGTCcagccgccgctgccgccgccgccgccgctgccgcagCCGCCGCGGCCGCCAACATGTACTCGTCGGCCGGAGCCGCGCCGCCCGGCTCCTACGACTACTGCCCCAGATAA
- the TBX1 gene encoding T-box transcription factor TBX1 isoform X2, translating to MDARSPLSPRASAFSIASLVAAEAAERTAHQGSGSSDRVKLRWLPGSPAGMHFSTVTRDMEAFTASSLSSLGAAGGFPGAASPGADPYGPREPPPPPPPPRYDPCAATAPGAPGPPPPHAYPFAPAAGAATSAAAEPEGPGASCAAAAKAPVKKNAKVAGVSVQLEMKALWDEFNQLGTEMIVTKAGRRMFPTFQVKLFGMDPMADYMLLMDFVPVDDKRYRYAFHSSSWLVAGKADPATPGRVHYHPDSPAKGAQWMKQIVSFDKLKLTNNLLDDNGHIILNSMHRYQPRFHVVYVDPRKDSEKYAEENFKTFVFEETRFTAVTAYQNHRITQLKIASNPFAKGFRDCDPEDWPRNHRPGALPLMSAFARSRNPVASPTQPSGTEKDAAEARREFERDAGGPAVLGDPAHPPQLLARVLSPSLPGAGGAGGLVPLPGAPGGRPSPPHPELRLEAPGASEPLHHHPYKYPAAAYDHYLGAKSRPAPYPLPGLRGHGYHPHAHPHHHHHPVSPAAAAAAAAAAAAAAAANMYSSAGAAPPGSYDYCPR from the exons ATGGACGCGCGGAGCCCGCTGTCTCCCCGAGCCAGTGCGTTCAGCATCGCCTCTCTGGTTGCAGCCGAGGCGGCGGAGCGCACCGCCCACCAGGGCTCAGGGTCCTCCGACCGGGTGAAGCTTCGCTGGCTGCCAGGATCCCCGGCAGGGATGCACTTCAGCACCGTCACCAGGGACATGGAAG CCTTCACGGCCAGCAGCCTGAGCAGCCTGGGGGCCGCGGGGGGCTTCCCGGGCGCCGCGTCGCCCGGCGCCGACCCGTACGGCCCGCGCgagcccccgccgccgccgccgccgccgcgctaCGACCCGTGCGCCGCCACCGCCCCCGGCGCCCCGGGCCCACCGCCGCCGCACGCCTACCCGTTTGCGCCGGCCGCCGGGGCCGCCACCAGCGCCGCCGCCGAGCCCGAGGGCCCCGGGGCCAGCTGCGCGGCCGCAGCCAAGGCGCCGGTGAAGAAGAACGCGAAGGTGGCCGGTGTGAGCGTGCAGCTAGAGATGAAGGCGCTGTGGGACGAGTTCAACCAGCTGGGCACCGAGATGATCGTCACCAAGGCCGGCAG GCGGATGTTCCCCACCTTCCAAGTGAAGCTCTTCGGCATGGATCCCATGGCCGACTATATGCTGCTCATGGACTTCGTGCCGGTGGACGATAAGCGCTACCG GTACGCCTTCCACAGCTCCTCCTGGCTGGTGGCGGGGAAGGCCGACCCTGCCACACCAGGCCGCGTGCACTACCACCCCGACTCACCTGCCAAGGGCGCGCAGTGGATGAAGCAAATCGTGTCCTTCGACAAGCTCAAGCTGACCAACAACCTACTGGACGACAACGGCCAT ATTATTCTGAATTCCATGCACAGATACCAGCCCCGCTTCCACGTGGTCTACGTGGACCCGCGCAAAGATAGCGAGAAATATGCTGAGGAGAACTTCAAAACCTTTGTGTTCGAGGAGACACGATTCACCGCGGTCACCGCCTACCAGAACCATCGG ATCACGCAGCTCAAGATTGCCAGCAATCCCTTCGCCAAAGGCTTCCGGGACTGTGACCCTGAGGACTG GCCCCGGAACCACCGGCCCGGCGCGCTGCCGCTCATGAGCGCCTTCGCGCGCTCGCGGAACCCCGTGGCTTCCCCGACGCAGCCCAGCGGCACGGAGAAAG ACGCGGCTGAGGCCCGGCGAGAATTCGAGCGCGACGCGGGCGGGCCGGCAGTGCTCGGGGACCCggcgcaccctccgcagctgctggcccgagTGCTAAGCCCCTCGCTGCCCGGGGCCGGCGGCGCCGGCGGCTTAGTCCCACTGCCCGGCGCGCCCGGAGGCCGGCCCAGTCCCCCGCACCCCGAGCTGCGCCTGGAGGCGCCCGGCGCATCGGAGCCGCTGCACCACCACCCCTACAAGTATCCGGCCGCCGCCTACGACCACTATCTCGGGGCCAAGAGCCGGCCGGCGCCCTACCCGCTGCCCGGCCTGCGCGGCCACGGCTACCACCCGCACGCGCATccgcaccaccaccaccaccccgtGAGTCcagccgccgctgccgccgccgccgccgctgccgcagCCGCCGCGGCCGCCAACATGTACTCGTCGGCCGGAGCCGCGCCGCCCGGCTCCTACGACTACTGCCCCAGATAA
- the LOC134739278 gene encoding uncharacterized protein LOC134739278 — protein sequence MLENFRPLGRMLPPGTQQPACLPGEALWPDQAGQRPLQLGVNHGASVPCWSPPGAGGQGHVILGHDSDNDLCLSVLSVSLDRPGPAGRQGRPACHSREEAVRVEETLVNQKGDGKSAGTLREPSAKGARKPSKRQSVQAPSRSRRLHCLHRPPGTRGFRTRTQRLSTARGQCSSLPHLARPRFPSSSLPLPAAPPQPRDRRPDWELPCVDQEGWTAWNCLQRLLGRGLGVSGKARRQDLPSPSSLPPSAAQPRAPEKGGRLGAQTSPEPGQAREPRSSALSSPIHSHLLTPSPGGRAPTQQPRALPSRPSIPRKCLAHSTGERDITGDPCGRGRTETPSLGGGRAGEAACRGCPRGAELWPLSLRRIPATKPGEERRAGAAEEEREREPARERAGICIKAGVGH from the exons ATGTTGGAGAACTTCAGGCCCCTGGGTCGTATGCTGCCCCCCGGCACCCAGCAGCCAGCCTGCCTGCCGGGAGAAGCTCTATGGCCCGACCAGGCTGGGCAGA GGCCTCTCCAGCTGGGTGTCAACCATGGAGCCTCTGTGCCTTGCTGGAGCCCCCCTGGTGCTGGTGGTCAGGGCCACG TCATTCTGGGCCATGACAGTGACAATGACTTGTGTCTCTCAGTGCTCTCAGTGTCCCTGGACCGACCAG GACCTGCAGGCAGGCAGGGGCGGCCAGCGTGCCACAGCAGAGAAGAGGCCGTCAGGGTGGAGGAAACCCTGGTCAACCAGAAGGGCGACGGGAAGAG CGCTGGGACCCTCCGGGAGCCCTCGGCTAAAGGGGCCCGGAAGCCCTCGAAGCGCCAGTCCGTCCAAGCCCCCAGCCGGAGCCGCCGCCTCCACTGCCTCCATCGCCCA CCCGGCACACGCGGGTTCCGCACGCGAACGCAGCGCCTCAGCACGGCCCGCGGCCagtgttcctccctccctcacctggCCCGGCCGCGGTTCCCTTCCTCCTCGCTCCCCCTGCCGGCCGCACCTCCACAGCCGCGCGATAGGAGGCCTGACTGGGAGCTCCCTTGCGtggatcaggaag GATGGACCGCCTGGAATTGCTTACAGCGCCTGCTTGGACGCGGCCTCGGGGTCTCGGGGAAGGCCCGCCGCCAGGATCTGCCCTCACCGTCCTCCCTCCCGCCATCAGCCGCTCAGCCCCGGGCCCCAGAGAAGGGCGGGCGGCTGGGGGCCCAAACCTCGCCGGAACCCGGACAGGCCCGCGAGCCCAGGAGCTCTGCCCTCTCCTCCCCGATCCACTCCCACCTCTTGACTCCCAGCCCTGGGGGGCGGGCGCCAACACAGCAGCCTCGGGCGCTCCCCAGTCGTCCCTCCATCCCACGAAAGTGCTTGGCCCACAGCACCGGCGAACGCGACATTACGGGCGACCCTTGTGGCCGTGGACGAACCGAGACCCCGAGCCTGGGAGGCGGGCGGGCGGGTGAGGCCGCGTGCCGGGGCTGCCCGCGGGGCGCTGAGTTGTGGCCTCTGTCCCTTCGTCGGATCCCAGCCACCAAGCCGGGAGAAGAACGACGGGCGGGGGCGGCGGAGGAGGAGCGGGAGCGGGAGCCGGCACGGGAGCGAGCGGGGATCTGCATCAAAGCCGGGGTCGGACATTAG